The following proteins come from a genomic window of Streptomyces sp. Sge12:
- a CDS encoding metallophosphoesterase, whose protein sequence is MTILIFALVALAVCALLVLVHRWLWIRLVRDTTAPGRLPRRIGTALTIALPLLSVAALTTGRAGAPFWLQQTVAWPGYLWLAVLLYLTLTMLVAEPIRALLLRRLAHRDPSGAEVDAPRPVEVPTAGASSAATVTAELPTTEEQPTTEEQSATAEQSGTGGGLTRRRFVARTVGGAAAAVAVGTVGAGAHGVLRGPRVKRVQVPLAKLPRAAHGFRIAVVSDVHLGPVLGRAHTQRIVDTVNRTQPDLIAIVGDLVDGSVPDLGHAAEPLRRLAARHGSYFVTGNHEYFSGAQQWIDHVRELGLTPLENARRELAHFDLAGVNDIQGEREGKGPDFGAALGDRDRARAAVLLAHQPVVIHDAVRHGVDLQLSGHTHGGQLWPGNYLAELANPTVAGLERYGDTQLYVSRGAGAWGPPVRVGAPSDITVVELASFQA, encoded by the coding sequence ATGACGATCCTGATCTTCGCCCTCGTCGCACTGGCCGTCTGCGCCCTGCTCGTCCTGGTGCACCGCTGGCTCTGGATCCGCCTGGTCCGCGACACCACGGCCCCCGGCCGGCTGCCCCGGCGCATCGGCACGGCCTTGACCATCGCCCTGCCCCTCCTCTCTGTGGCCGCGCTGACCACGGGCCGCGCCGGCGCGCCGTTCTGGCTCCAGCAGACGGTCGCCTGGCCCGGGTACCTCTGGCTCGCGGTACTCCTGTACCTGACCCTGACGATGCTGGTCGCGGAGCCGATCCGCGCGCTGTTGCTCCGCCGTCTGGCCCACCGCGATCCCTCCGGGGCGGAAGTCGACGCGCCCCGGCCCGTGGAGGTGCCGACCGCCGGGGCCTCCTCGGCCGCCACCGTCACCGCCGAGCTGCCCACCACCGAGGAGCAGCCCACCACCGAGGAGCAGTCCGCCACCGCCGAGCAGTCCGGCACCGGTGGGGGCCTCACCCGCCGCCGGTTCGTCGCCCGGACGGTCGGCGGGGCGGCCGCCGCCGTGGCCGTCGGGACGGTCGGCGCCGGGGCCCACGGGGTCCTGCGCGGGCCGCGCGTGAAGCGGGTCCAGGTCCCCCTCGCCAAATTGCCGCGCGCCGCGCACGGCTTCCGGATCGCCGTCGTCAGCGACGTCCACCTCGGCCCGGTGCTCGGCCGCGCCCACACCCAGCGCATCGTCGACACCGTCAACCGCACCCAGCCCGACCTCATCGCCATCGTCGGCGACCTCGTCGACGGCAGCGTCCCCGACCTCGGGCACGCCGCGGAGCCGCTGCGCCGGCTCGCCGCCCGCCACGGCTCGTACTTCGTGACCGGCAACCACGAGTACTTCTCCGGGGCCCAGCAGTGGATCGACCACGTCCGCGAGCTGGGGCTGACCCCGCTGGAGAACGCCCGCCGCGAGCTGGCGCACTTCGACCTCGCCGGGGTCAACGACATCCAGGGCGAGCGGGAGGGGAAGGGCCCCGACTTCGGCGCGGCCCTCGGTGACCGGGACCGCGCGCGGGCCGCCGTACTCCTCGCGCACCAGCCCGTCGTCATCCATGACGCCGTCCGCCACGGCGTCGACCTCCAGCTGTCCGGCCACACCCACGGCGGCCAGCTCTGGCCCGGCAACTACCTCGCCGAGCTCGCCAACCCCACCGTCGCCGGGCTGGAGCGCTACGGCGACACCCAGCTCTACGTGTCCCGCGGAGCCGGGGCCTGGGGGCCGCCGGTCCGGGTGGGCGCGCCGTCCGACATCACCGTCGTCGAACTCGCCTCGTTTCAGGCCTGA
- a CDS encoding ABC transporter substrate-binding protein yields MRSVRSKVIAAGLVLGVAGVGAWQLLPEDGNGRGAVRVGTSDVVSSLDPAGAYDAGSWALFSNIYQSLLTIKPGSDAPVPDAAASCGFVGQKLTTYRCELRSDLKFTGGRTITAEDVKHSFDRIKAINSDQGPAPLFNTLESVKAEGRTVTFNLSAGDATFPFKIATGAASIVDKDKYPAKALREDGRADGSGPYTLAGYKAGTSVELKPNGSYKGQGKPAHTPVTVKYFKDSQQLDQAWKAHKIEVAHRDMPPTVLAGLNPGMKDTRYQASGGSEIRSVVFNVRPGSTAAPLAVRQAVAAVLDRPKVAAEVHLGTVTPLYSLVPAGIAGHSTPFFDAYPTPNGATAKKLFKDAGITAPVHLGLGVNVRGANMPEAEELKRQLESTGLFQVTIKPVEQWSDFQKAYAAGEFDAYTIGWIADFPDADNFLAPLVGADSSMNNGFLDKRVDELITRTQSHSERSDAASDFRDLQKLVAQQAPMVPIWQKKDYVMSREDVTGAQFLSDGTGVWRLWQLDWL; encoded by the coding sequence ATGCGGTCTGTCCGCTCGAAGGTAATCGCGGCCGGGCTGGTCCTCGGCGTGGCCGGTGTCGGCGCCTGGCAGTTGCTGCCCGAGGACGGCAACGGCCGCGGAGCCGTCCGGGTCGGTACGAGTGACGTCGTCTCCTCGCTGGACCCCGCCGGGGCGTACGACGCGGGCTCCTGGGCCCTGTTCAGCAACATCTACCAGTCGCTGCTGACCATCAAGCCCGGCTCCGACGCCCCCGTACCGGACGCCGCCGCCTCCTGCGGCTTCGTCGGCCAGAAGCTCACCACCTACCGGTGCGAGCTCCGCTCCGACCTGAAGTTCACCGGCGGCCGCACCATCACCGCCGAGGACGTCAAGCACTCCTTCGACCGGATCAAGGCCATCAACTCCGACCAGGGTCCGGCCCCCCTCTTCAACACCCTGGAGTCGGTCAAGGCCGAAGGGCGCACGGTCACCTTCAACCTCTCCGCCGGCGACGCCACCTTCCCCTTCAAGATCGCGACGGGTGCGGCCTCGATCGTCGACAAGGACAAGTACCCGGCGAAGGCCCTGCGCGAGGACGGCAGGGCCGACGGCTCCGGCCCGTACACACTGGCCGGGTACAAGGCCGGCACCAGCGTCGAGCTCAAGCCCAACGGCTCCTACAAGGGCCAGGGCAAGCCCGCCCACACGCCCGTCACCGTCAAGTACTTCAAGGACTCGCAGCAGCTCGACCAGGCCTGGAAGGCCCACAAGATCGAGGTCGCCCACCGGGACATGCCGCCCACCGTGCTCGCCGGCCTCAACCCCGGCATGAAGGACACCCGCTACCAGGCGTCCGGCGGCAGCGAGATCCGTTCCGTCGTCTTCAACGTCCGCCCCGGCTCCACCGCCGCCCCGCTCGCCGTCCGGCAGGCCGTCGCCGCCGTGCTCGACCGCCCCAAGGTGGCCGCCGAGGTCCACCTGGGCACCGTCACCCCGCTGTACTCCCTGGTCCCGGCAGGCATCGCCGGACACAGCACGCCCTTCTTCGACGCCTACCCGACGCCCAACGGAGCCACCGCCAAGAAGCTCTTCAAGGACGCCGGCATCACCGCCCCCGTCCACCTGGGCCTCGGCGTGAACGTGCGCGGCGCGAACATGCCCGAGGCCGAGGAGCTCAAGCGGCAGCTGGAATCCACCGGGCTCTTCCAGGTGACGATCAAGCCCGTCGAGCAGTGGAGCGACTTCCAGAAGGCCTACGCGGCCGGCGAGTTCGACGCCTACACCATCGGCTGGATCGCCGACTTCCCGGACGCCGACAACTTCCTCGCCCCGCTCGTCGGCGCCGACTCGTCCATGAACAACGGCTTCTTGGACAAGCGCGTCGACGAACTCATCACCCGCACCCAGTCCCACTCGGAACGGTCCGACGCGGCCTCCGACTTCCGTGACCTCCAGAAGCTGGTCGCCCAGCAGGCGCCGATGGTGCCGATCTGGCAGAAGAAGGACTACGTGATGTCCCGCGAGGACGTCACCGGAGCCCAGTTCCTCTCCGACGGCACCGGCGTCTGGCGCCTGTGGCAGCTCGACTGGCTGTAG
- a CDS encoding D-alanyl-D-alanine carboxypeptidase, producing the protein MNQLHTPNASRNQEAVRLSLMASVSDSSPGRTRRGGLSRGWLPRMGRSAKPSSSSGGTFTCVSAKTTALTVLSAALLVPTVLVAPAHAAPSPPADGKGRPAKAPAAPAPPVTMSTVGGSLLGQPGTQVNLLPGAPQLPANLTGRSWIVADAESGEVLASHNAHWRLPPASTMKMLFADTVLPSLPKDQVHRVTDADMEGVGQGSSLVGVKEDHEYSVHDLWLGVFLRSGNDAVHVLAAMNGGVEKTVKDMQAHAEELQALDTHVVSPDGYDAPEQVSSAYDLTLIARSGLQKQDFREYCGTVSAKFPGLQEVGKPRDYFEIQNTNRLMTGAGGISPYKGIAGVKNGNTTMAGSTFTGAAQQGARKLLVTVMNPDAGGANSVYEETAALFDWGFSAAGKVKPVGELVPPKSEDTSSHGSPAQSHENNSAAGKGAGGGAGTALGVAGGALAVLAGGAFVVNRRWPRGRRSRGEELI; encoded by the coding sequence ATGAACCAGCTCCACACTCCGAACGCGAGCAGGAACCAGGAGGCGGTACGGCTGAGTCTCATGGCTTCAGTATCGGATTCGTCCCCAGGACGGACGCGCCGGGGTGGGCTGTCCCGGGGGTGGTTGCCGCGAATGGGCCGGTCCGCGAAGCCATCCAGCTCATCGGGAGGTACTTTCACCTGCGTGTCTGCCAAGACGACCGCGCTGACGGTCCTATCCGCCGCGTTGCTGGTCCCCACCGTGCTGGTGGCTCCCGCACACGCCGCGCCGAGCCCCCCGGCCGACGGAAAGGGCCGGCCTGCCAAGGCCCCGGCGGCGCCCGCGCCGCCCGTCACGATGTCCACGGTCGGCGGGTCGCTGCTCGGCCAGCCGGGGACCCAGGTGAACCTGCTGCCGGGCGCGCCCCAGCTCCCGGCGAACCTGACCGGCCGGTCGTGGATCGTGGCGGACGCCGAGTCCGGCGAGGTGCTGGCCTCGCACAACGCGCACTGGCGGCTGCCCCCGGCCTCGACCATGAAGATGCTCTTCGCGGACACCGTGCTGCCGAGCCTGCCCAAGGACCAGGTCCACCGGGTCACCGACGCGGACATGGAGGGCGTGGGCCAGGGCAGCAGCCTGGTCGGCGTGAAGGAGGACCACGAGTACTCCGTCCACGACCTGTGGCTGGGGGTCTTCCTGCGGTCGGGGAACGACGCCGTGCACGTGCTGGCGGCCATGAACGGCGGCGTCGAGAAGACCGTCAAGGACATGCAGGCCCACGCCGAGGAGTTGCAGGCCCTCGACACGCACGTGGTGTCCCCGGACGGGTACGACGCGCCGGAGCAGGTGTCGAGCGCCTACGACCTGACGCTGATCGCCCGCTCCGGACTGCAGAAGCAGGACTTCAGGGAGTACTGCGGCACGGTGAGCGCGAAGTTCCCCGGCCTCCAGGAGGTGGGGAAGCCGCGCGACTACTTCGAGATCCAGAACACCAACCGGCTGATGACCGGCGCGGGCGGCATCTCCCCCTACAAGGGCATCGCCGGGGTGAAGAACGGCAACACCACCATGGCCGGCTCCACCTTCACCGGCGCCGCGCAGCAGGGCGCCAGGAAGCTGCTGGTCACGGTGATGAACCCGGACGCGGGCGGTGCGAATTCGGTCTACGAGGAGACCGCCGCGCTCTTCGACTGGGGTTTCTCGGCGGCCGGCAAGGTCAAGCCGGTGGGTGAGCTGGTGCCGCCGAAGAGCGAGGACACCTCCTCGCACGGCTCGCCGGCCCAGTCGCACGAGAACAACTCGGCGGCCGGCAAGGGTGCGGGTGGCGGTGCGGGCACCGCGCTGGGCGTGGCGGGTGGCGCGCTGGCCGTGCTGGCGGGCGGTGCGTTCGTGGTCAACCGTCGCTGGCCCCGCGGTCGCCGCAGTCGGGGCGAGGAGCTGATCTGA
- a CDS encoding YihY/virulence factor BrkB family protein, whose amino-acid sequence MDWLTKLPVIGPLASRLMQTHAWRSYERLDRVHWTRLAAAITFISFLALFPLITVAAAVGAALLSPQQLDRLEKNLSEQVPGISDQLNIEGLVANAATVGLVAGALLLFTGIGWVGSMRDCLRAVWEKDDEDDGNPVARKGKDTLVLLGLGGVGLASAAASILGSSAVGKSADWLGIPRDGAGGALLRTFAFLVGVVAAFLLLLYVLTLLPGVEPPRGRLIQAALIGAAGFELLKLLLSGYMREVAAKSMYGAFGVPIALLLWINFTAKLLLFVASWTATRDDEDGDEDGDGAEDPPAAPAAPATPSPSPSPAA is encoded by the coding sequence ATGGACTGGCTGACGAAACTCCCGGTGATCGGGCCGCTCGCGTCCCGTCTGATGCAGACGCACGCGTGGCGTTCCTACGAGCGCCTCGACCGGGTGCACTGGACCCGCCTCGCCGCCGCGATCACCTTCATCAGCTTCCTCGCGCTCTTCCCGCTGATCACCGTCGCCGCCGCGGTCGGCGCGGCGCTGCTCAGCCCGCAGCAGCTCGACCGGCTGGAGAAGAACCTCTCCGAACAGGTACCCGGCATCTCCGACCAGCTCAACATCGAGGGACTCGTCGCCAACGCGGCAACGGTCGGCCTCGTCGCCGGCGCCCTCCTGCTGTTCACCGGCATCGGCTGGGTCGGCTCCATGCGGGACTGCCTGCGCGCGGTCTGGGAGAAGGACGACGAGGACGACGGGAACCCCGTCGCCCGCAAGGGCAAGGACACGCTCGTCCTCCTCGGCCTCGGCGGGGTCGGCCTGGCCTCCGCCGCCGCCTCCATCCTCGGATCCAGCGCGGTCGGCAAGTCCGCCGACTGGCTCGGCATCCCGCGCGACGGCGCGGGCGGCGCACTGCTGCGCACCTTCGCCTTCCTCGTCGGCGTCGTGGCCGCCTTCCTGCTGCTGCTCTACGTACTGACCCTGCTCCCGGGCGTCGAACCGCCGCGCGGCCGGCTGATCCAGGCGGCCCTGATCGGCGCGGCCGGCTTCGAACTGCTGAAACTGCTGCTCAGCGGCTATATGCGGGAGGTCGCCGCAAAGAGCATGTACGGGGCCTTCGGTGTGCCGATCGCCCTGCTGCTGTGGATCAACTTCACGGCGAAACTGCTGCTGTTCGTCGCCTCCTGGACGGCCACCCGCGACGACGAGGACGGCGACGAGGACGGCGACGGCGCCGAGGACCCGCCGGCCGCCCCCGCGGCCCCGGCGACCCCGTCCCCCTCCCCCTCACCCGCCGCCTGA
- a CDS encoding SCO4848 family membrane protein — protein MRLSRTASWFLLAFGVWSWFIWVSFVRNLWKNGSGLAFDAAGDPTSYFWVHLTLAVSSFLLGTVVGVIGLRGVRALRRESRADRADAGTDVRS, from the coding sequence ATGAGACTCAGCCGTACCGCCTCCTGGTTCCTGCTCGCGTTCGGAGTGTGGAGCTGGTTCATCTGGGTGTCTTTCGTCCGGAACCTGTGGAAGAACGGCAGTGGTCTTGCCTTCGATGCGGCAGGCGATCCCACTTCCTACTTCTGGGTGCACCTGACGCTCGCGGTGTCGTCCTTTCTCCTGGGGACGGTGGTCGGTGTGATCGGGTTGCGCGGAGTCCGGGCCCTGCGTCGTGAATCACGTGCGGACCGCGCCGACGCCGGAACGGATGTCCGGTCATGA